The Candidatus Denitrolinea symbiosum DNA window GAAAAGGCCAGCCCCTCCGCGGGATACATCCGTCCCGCCGCGAGCGGACGCTTCTCCGTCCGCTGCATGTTCTTGTCGAGGTCGCGGTCAATGAACTGGTTCAGCGCGCCCGATCCGCCCGCGGCCAGCGCGCCGCCGAACAACGTCCAAAACGTCAGGCGGAACGGGGGCCAGCCTCCCCAGCCCGCGGCCAGCGCGGTGACGGTCGTCGCCAAAAGGAGCAGGACGACGACCGGCTTGGTCAGGATCAGGAAATCCATGAAGCGTTGACGGAACGCGACGCGCGGATAGTCCGCCGGGAGCGGGTCGCGCGCCGCCGAGACCAGCGCGAGGGCCGCCAGCCCGATCCACAGCGAGACGGACGTCAGCCCGTGCAGGACGACGAGATGCAAGACCGGCCCGCCCGAAGACTGCGCTGCGCCGATGAGCGCCTCGCCGAAATACAGCGTCGCCACAACGGTGACAAGCGGGAGCAGGACGCGCTCCTCGCGGTAATGCCGCCAGGCGTGAAGGAACAGCCACAACGTCAACCCGCTCGCGACGCCCACCGTCAGCCGGTGCGCCAGCGCGATCCAACCGGCGGGCTGCGTGGGCATGCACAGCGGCCAGCCCGCGCAAAACGCCAGCGCGCCGGTCAAAGTCGTCAGCCGTCCGCCGACCGTCACCAGCAGGGTCGCGGCGATCACAGCCAGCGTCAGCCGCGTGAACGGCGAAGCCAGCGAAAACTTCCGCGTTGTCGAAACATTCATCGAGAAACATCCTTTAAGAGAGCGTTTTGAAATTCCATTTTAGACACGGCTCGCGCGGGGTTCATGGAAAAGATCTGAAGAAGAAAATCCGCGCGTCAACCCCGCTTCTCGTCCGCCATTTGCTTGCGGACAAAAAACGGATACCCGATCAGCAGGATCGCGGCGAACGCGAACCACTGCAACGCGTAGCCCATGTGCGGCCCCTCCGTCAACTCGATCTCGGGCTGGTACGGGATGGGCGGCTCGGCGGCGCCCGCGTCGGGGTTCGGCTGGATATAAACGGGCAGGATCGGATACGGGACCTGCGCGGCCAGCCGTTCGAGGTTGACGAAATTCCAGAAGTCGAGACGCGCCTGGCCGGGCGCGAGCGCGGGATCGGAATTCGCGCCCAGCGGAATCTTCGTCTCGCCCAGGCGGATCATCCCCTGAACCTGCGCGGGCGCGGCTCCATCGTAGCGCGTCCACGCCGACGGCGCGTCGTTCCCCTCCGCGGGGATCCAGCCGCGGTCCACGAGGACGGCGCGGCCGTCGTCGAGACGGAGAGGCGTGAGCAGGTGATAGCCATAGCGCTCGTTGTAATACTGGTTCCGCAACGCGACCTGGTTGGCAAAATCATACGTCCCGCGGACGACGACGGCGCGGTATTCCAGCGCGGCGAGGTCGGCGTCGGCTTCCGCGTTCAAGTCCAGCGGAGGCATGGCGCGCACGGCAAGATAATGCGAGTTGAAGGCGCGCCGCTGCTCGAGCCGGTCCAACTGCCAGACGCCGAGACGCGCGCACGCCGCCGCGCCGACGAGGGCGAGGAGCGTGGCGAAAATCCATTTGCGGGAAAAGAGAACAGCCAGGGTCATTGCTTTTCGACACGCCGGGACGCGTCCTCTTCTTTCTTCACGGGCATCACGAGGCTGTAGACCGCGATCAGGATTCCCAGCGGGAGTCCCGCGTAGAAAATACCATACGCGCGCGTCCAGATCGTGACCGGCTCCCGCACGTCGAGGCCGATGTACCTGGTCGGCTGGAAACTGCACTCGTAGGCCAAACTCTCCTCGGCAGATAGTTGCAAGCGCGCCGAGGCTCCGGCGGGAATCCACAAAGGTCCCATCTGGTGCGACACCGCGTCCTCGTTTTTAACCACGAGCATATCGCCAAGCACGAAGATCATGTTCTGTGGGATGGTGGGAGGCTGTTCGCCGCGCGCCACCATGTCCGCTGTCCCCGCGGGGATGGCGAGGACGATGGTCTCGGGCGGGCGGGCCGTCTCGCGGAGGAAGATGAACGTGACCTCGCTGACCGCGACGCCGCCCAGCAGGCCGATGAGGAGGGAGATCAGGATACGTTTAAGAATGGGATTTGACATGGGACGATCCGCAGACCGTGATGAAATTCCGCGCCGCGTCATTTCAACAAAATCTTGATGTCATGCACAATGTCCGCGACGGGCGTCTGAAAACCGTACGAGAGGCGCAGGTCGCCGTCCGCGTCGATGAGCGTGATGCGGGCGGTATGGTTCACGATGTAGCCCATGGCCGAAGTGGATTGCTCGACCGTGCGGAAGACGCCGTACGCGTCCCAGATGAGCCGCAACTGTTCCATTGTACCCGTCAAGCCGATGAAGTCCGAGCGGAAGCGGGAGACGTATTCCTGGACCCGCTCGGGCGCGTCGCGGTCGGGGTCAACGGAGACGAAGACCACGCGAACCGCGTCCGCCGAACTGCCGAGGCGGTCCATCGCCTGTTTCATCTCCGCCATCGTGGTGGGACAAACGTCGGGACAGGAGGTGTAGCCGAAGAACAACAGGACGATCCTGCCGCGCTGGTCGCTGAGACGGAAGACGCTGCCATCGGCGCGCGTCAACTCGATGGGCGGCGCGACGGGAAACGGTTCCGCGTACGAGGCGCCACGGAAACCGGGAGGCTTTCCAAACCAGTAAATGGCCGCCGCGGCGAGGAGAATGGCGAGGAAGGAAAAGACGCCGACGGAGAGAAGCTTTTTGTCCATAATGTCGAAAAAACAGGGCGACCCTTTGGCCGCCCCGTTCTATCGCAACTATACCAGAAACTTGCCTACTTGACGGCCGTACCGATGAGGTACAGAGCCGGGTAGAAGAAGATCCATACCACGTCCACAAAGTGCCAGTAGACGGCGGCCGCTTCCACGCCCCAATGTCTCTCAGGGGTAAAGTAGCCCCTGCGGCCATTGCGCCAGACGAGGAAGATGAAGATCAGGCCGGTCGTCACGTGGAAGGCGTGCATACCCGTCATCATGTAGAAGATGCCGCCGACCACGTCTCGGCTGGCGATCACGCCCTCCAGTTTGGCGAGCTGCCACTCGCCGCCCACCACGCCGACCACGAATCCGAGGCCGAGGACGAAGGTGACGCCCAGCCAGAACAGGAAGTTCTTCTTGTCGCCATGTTCGATGCTGGTCTCGGCGCGGTTCATGGAGAACGAGGAGATCAGCAGGACGGCGGTCACAAACAGGCCGAGGTACTGGTTCAGCGCGGGGCGCTCCAGTCCCAGCAGGTTGATGCGGCTGATGAGCAATCCGCCGAACACGAACGAGTCGGACAACAGGAACAGCCAGAGACCGAGACGGTTGGTGGCAAGCCGGTACGCGTAACTATCGCGGTCTTCGCCCGCGTCCTCCCGCGCCAGCCTGTAGATGTGCATGTAGTAGTACGCTACCAGCCCGGCTTTGATGACCGCGACCAGGAGCAACAGGACGACGTTCGGAAGCGCGATCGCGATGCCGAACTCCAACGCGGTCAAAATGGCGAGGTAGATGAAAATGATGACGCCCTGCGAGAGCGCGGATTTTTTGTCGGTTGTGTGTTCCATGATCATTTCCTACTTCTTCACAAATTCCACGTATTTGGAGCCGGGCAGGCCGTAATCGTACGGTTCGCCCACCACTTCAAAGGGCGTCTCATAATTGTGCGCGGGCATCGGAGAGGGAACCTGCCACTCGGGCGAGCGCGAATTCCACAGGTTGCCGGTCGCGGATTCGCCGCGCTTCACGCTTTGGACGAGGTTGATGATGAAGATCAGCACTGAAATGGCGATGAGGAAGGCCGCCACGGTCAGGACGATGTGCCAGGTCTGGAAACCCAGCGCGGGGTCGTAGTCGAAGATGCGGCGGCGCATTCCCAGCAGGCCGATGCGCATCATGCCGAGCGTGAGGATGACGAACGAGGGGAAGATCAGCCAGAAGTGCCAGCGGCCCAGCTTCTCGTCCAGGCGGCGGCCCGTGGCCTTCGGGAACCAGTAATAGAGAGCGGCGAAGAACGGGAAGACGAATCCGCCGAAGAGCGTGTCGTGGAAGTGGCCGACGATCCAGTACGTGTCGTGCAGGTGCAGGTTGGTCGAGACGGTGGCGTTCGGGGGGCCGGTCAATCCGCCCATCAAAAAGACGACGATCGAGCCAACCACAAAGAGGAAGGCTGTTGACATCGGATGGTCGACCTTGCCCTTCCAAAGCGTCGCGACCCACGAGAAGAACTTCACGCCGGTCGGGACGGCCACCAGCAGGGTGCTGTACATGAAGGGGACGCGCAGGTATTCGTTCATACCCGACGTGAACATGTGGTGCGCCCAGACGAGAAAGCCCACCAGCGCGATGCCGAGCGAGGACATGGCGACCCACTTATAGCCAAAGAGCGGCTTGCGGACGAAGACCGGGAGCAGTTCCGAAATGACGCCGAGGCCGGGCAGGATGAAGAGGTAGACCGCGGGGTGCGAGTAGAACCAGAACAGGTGCTGGAACAGGATGGGGTTGCCGCCCTTGGCCGGGTCGAAGAAGCCCATGCCGAAGAGACGCTGGAACATGACCATCTGGAAGGAGAGGCCGATCAACTGGGTGGCGGTCAACGAAATGAGGGAGGTGGCGATGGCTGCCCAGACGAAGATCGGCACGCGGAAGGTGGTCATGCCTTTAGAGCGCATTCGGACGACGGTGGCGATCAGGTTGAGCGCGCCGAGAATGGAGGACCAGCCGGCCACGAACACGCCGAGGAAGAACATTTGAGGGCCGACAATGGAGGGATTGGCCGAAAGAGGCGGGTAGCCCGTCCAGCCGGCTTCCACGCCGCCGAGCGGCATGGACAACAGCAGCCAGACCGAGGCCGGGACGACCAGCCAGAACGAGAAAGCGTTCAGGCGCGGGAAGGCCATATCGGGCGCGCCGATGAGGAGCGGGACGAGGTAGTTCATCATTCCCGCGATACCCAGCAGGATCGAGACGATCATGATCATCCCGTGCAGGGACATCAGCGTGTTGTATTGGCCGGGCTGGAGGAATTGCTGGCCTTCGAACGAAAGTTCCGTGCGGAAGATCAACGCAAAGGTCCCGCCGGTGACCAGCAGGATCAGGGCGGCGACGGTGTATTGAATGCCGATGACTTTGTGGTCGAGCGAGGGGCCGAGATATTTCAGCCAGCCCGCGGGGTCATCGTGATGGTCGGAGGTCTCCTGTCCGCGCCACCATTTGAACCAGTCGCTCATCACGCCGTGCGAGGCGAGGAAGGCCAGCGTGCCGACGACTCCGCCAA harbors:
- a CDS encoding protoheme IX farnesyltransferase; protein product: MNVSTTRKFSLASPFTRLTLAVIAATLLVTVGGRLTTLTGALAFCAGWPLCMPTQPAGWIALAHRLTVGVASGLTLWLFLHAWRHYREERVLLPLVTVVATLYFGEALIGAAQSSGGPVLHLVVLHGLTSVSLWIGLAALALVSAARDPLPADYPRVAFRQRFMDFLILTKPVVVLLLLATTVTALAAGWGGWPPFRLTFWTLFGGALAAGGSGALNQFIDRDLDKNMQRTEKRPLAAGRMYPAEGLAFSLALCLLSYYLLAAFVNFTAAILSLAGIVYYVFIYSIWLKKATVQNIVIGGGAGAIPPMVGWAAATGRVDLVSILLFAVVFFWTPPHFWALAIVRRRDYARAGVPMLPVVAGEAETRKQIWLYTWALVAATLLLPLFRLAGMIYLVSAVLLGLWMIYGAWRVWKKEGNKVAWTMYRWTSMYLLFLFVAFMVDQMA
- a CDS encoding cytochrome oxidase assembly protein ShyY1; translated protein: MTLAVLFSRKWIFATLLALVGAAACARLGVWQLDRLEQRRAFNSHYLAVRAMPPLDLNAEADADLAALEYRAVVVRGTYDFANQVALRNQYYNERYGYHLLTPLRLDDGRAVLVDRGWIPAEGNDAPSAWTRYDGAAPAQVQGMIRLGETKIPLGANSDPALAPGQARLDFWNFVNLERLAAQVPYPILPVYIQPNPDAGAAEPPIPYQPEIELTEGPHMGYALQWFAFAAILLIGYPFFVRKQMADEKRG
- a CDS encoding cytochrome c oxidase Cu insertion factor; its protein translation is MDKKLLSVGVFSFLAILLAAAAIYWFGKPPGFRGASYAEPFPVAPPIELTRADGSVFRLSDQRGRIVLLFFGYTSCPDVCPTTMAEMKQAMDRLGSSADAVRVVFVSVDPDRDAPERVQEYVSRFRSDFIGLTGTMEQLRLIWDAYGVFRTVEQSTSAMGYIVNHTARITLIDADGDLRLSYGFQTPVADIVHDIKILLK
- a CDS encoding cytochrome c oxidase subunit I: MKKFYSVPLARGLVWLTIGLAAGIAFVAGIRLALGLPAASNYLFTEHAWVFGGVVGTLAFLASHGVMSDWFKWWRGQETSDHHDDPAGWLKYLGPSLDHKVIGIQYTVAALILLVTGGTFALIFRTELSFEGQQFLQPGQYNTLMSLHGMIMIVSILLGIAGMMNYLVPLLIGAPDMAFPRLNAFSFWLVVPASVWLLLSMPLGGVEAGWTGYPPLSANPSIVGPQMFFLGVFVAGWSSILGALNLIATVVRMRSKGMTTFRVPIFVWAAIATSLISLTATQLIGLSFQMVMFQRLFGMGFFDPAKGGNPILFQHLFWFYSHPAVYLFILPGLGVISELLPVFVRKPLFGYKWVAMSSLGIALVGFLVWAHHMFTSGMNEYLRVPFMYSTLLVAVPTGVKFFSWVATLWKGKVDHPMSTAFLFVVGSIVVFLMGGLTGPPNATVSTNLHLHDTYWIVGHFHDTLFGGFVFPFFAALYYWFPKATGRRLDEKLGRWHFWLIFPSFVILTLGMMRIGLLGMRRRIFDYDPALGFQTWHIVLTVAAFLIAISVLIFIINLVQSVKRGESATGNLWNSRSPEWQVPSPMPAHNYETPFEVVGEPYDYGLPGSKYVEFVKK